One Thermoleophilia bacterium genomic window, GTTCCGCGTTGTCGCCCGGCATGATCATCTCCACGCCTTCCTTCAGACGGATGATCCCCGTCACGTCGGTCGTGCGGAAGTAGAACTGCGGGCGGTAGTTGGTGAAGAACGGGGTGTGACGTCCGCCCTCTTCCTTGGTCAGGATATAGGCCTCGGCCACGAACTTGGTGTGCGGCGTGATCGAGCCGGGCTTGCAGAGAACCTGTCCGCGTTGGATGTCTTCGCGCTTGGTACCACGGAGCAGGCAACCGACGTTGTCTCCGGCACGACCCTCGTCGAGGATCTTGCGGAACATCTCGACGCCCGTGACGGTCGTCGTCTCGGTCTTCTCGTGGATACCGACGATCTCGATCGTGTCGCCGGTGTTGACGATGCCCTGCTCGATGCGGCCGGTCGCGACGGTGCCGCGTCCGGTGATCGAGAAGATGTCTTCGACGGGCATCAGGAAAGGCTTGTCGAGTTCGCGGACGGGCTCGGGGATGTAGGTGTCGAGCGCTTCGCCGAGTTCGACGATCCGGGCCTTCATTTCTTCGTCGCCTTCGAGCGCCATGGTCGCGGAGCCCTTGATGATCGGGGTGTTGTCGCCGTCGAAGCCGTACTCGTTGAGCAGGTCACGCACTTCTTCTTCGACCAGCTCGATCAGCTCGTCGTCGTCGACCTGGTCGATCTTGTTGAGGAAGACGACGACGTGCGGCACGTTGACCTGACGCGCGAGCAGGATGTGCTCGCGGGTCTGGGGCATGACGCCGTCGGCGGCGGAGACCACGAGGATCGCGCCGTCCATCTGGGCGGCGCCGGTGATCATGTTCTTGACGTAATCGGCGTGGCCGGGGCAGTCGACGTGGGCGTAGTGGCGGGCCGGGGTCTCGTACTCGACGTGAGAGGTCGCGATCGTGATGCCGCGCTCCTTCTCTTCGGGAGCGTTGTCGATCTCGGCAAAGCTCTTCGCCTCGGTGTCGCCCTCGCCGGAAAGCGTATTGGTGATCGCAGCCGTAAGAGTGGTCTTGCCATGGTCGACGTGACCGATGGTGCCGACGTTTACATGCGGCTTATCGCGTTCGAACTTCTCCTTGGACATCGCTTTCCTGAACCTTTCTTCGAATCTGTTTCTGAAGTTTCTTGTTTTACGTCTGAATCAAATGCTAAAGCTTGTTGGTTCGCGCAGGGGGTTGGCCCGGCTCCGGGCGAACTTGGGAAATATAGCCCTTTGCCCTGCTCGGGGTTGCCTGCCCTAGACCCCGGAACCGGATTTGTCTCCGGAACGGCTTTCGGAGATCTCCTCGGCGATGCTTCCGGGTACCTCTTCGTACCGTTCGAACTGCATCGAGTAGCTCGCGCGGCCCTGTGTAGCCGAGCGCAGGTCGGTCGAATAACCGAACATCTCGCTGAGCGGCACGTAGGCGTCGACGATCAGGCCGGTTCCGCGCTGCTCCTGGCCCTGGACCTTGCCACGGCGGCGGGAGAGGTCGCCGATCACGTCGCCGAGGTAGTCCTCGGGAGTGGTCACTTCGACCGCCATCACCGGTTCGAGAAGAGCGGGGTTGGCGCGGCGGGCACCTTCCTGGAGCGCCATCGATCCGGCGATCTTGAAAGCCATCTCCGAGGAGTCGACATCGTGGTAGGAACCGTCGATCAGCTCGACCTTGAGATCGACCAGCGGGTAACCGGCCTTCACCCCGTTTTCGAGCGCCTCTGTGATGCCCTGGCGCACGGCCGGGATGTACTCGGTCGGAATGACTCCGCCCTTGATCTTCGACTCGAAGATGAAGCCCTCACCCGGTGCCGGCTCGATGTTTATGACGGCGTGGCCGTACTGGCCGCGGCCGCCGGTCTGGCGGGCGAACTTGGCGTTGACCTTCTCGACACGCTTGCGGATCGTCTCGCGGTAAGCCACCTGAGGCTTGCCGACGTTGGCGGCGACGTTGAACTCGCGGATCATGCGGTCGACCAGCACCTCGAGGTGAAGTTCGCCCATGCCGTGGATCAGGGTCTGGCCGGTCTCTTCGTCGGACTCGATCTTGAAGGTCGGGTCCTCTTCCGAAAGGCGCTGGAGGGCGGTGCCCATCTTTTCCTGGTCCGACTTGGTCTTCGGCTCGATCGCGACAGCGATCACCGTGTCCGGGAACGTCATCGATTCGAGCTCGATCGGCGCGTCGGGCGCGGAGAGGGTGTCTCCGGTGCCGGTGTTCTTGAGACCGACGCCGGCGCAGATGTCGCCGGAGTAGACCTTTTCGATCTCCGAACGCGAATTGGCGTGCATCATCAGCAGGCGGCCGATGCGCTCGGTCTTGCCCGTGGTCACGTTCAGGACGCGGCCACCGGCCTCGAGGGTTCCCGAGTAGACGCGGAAGTAGGTGAGCTTGCCGACGTAAGGATCGGACATGACCTTGAAGGCCAGTGCGGCGAAGGGGCCACTGTCATCGGCGGGGCGATCGTCCTGCTCGCGCTCGTCTTCGCCCTTCCTCATCGGCAGCAGGCCTTCGACGGCTGGAACCTCGACCGGCGACGGCAGCAGCGCGACGATCGTGTCGAGCAGCGGCTGCACGCCTTTGTTCTTGAAGGAGGAACCACAGAGGACCGGGGTGATGGTGATCGCCAGGGTCGCTTCCTTGAGCGCCTGCATTATCTGCGCCTCGGAGATCTCCTCTTCGGCGAGGTACAGCTCCATCAGCTTGTCGTCGTGATCGGCACAGGCTTCGACCATCGCGCCGCGGTATTCCTCGGCCTGCTCCTGCATGTCTTCCGGGATGTCGATGATGTCGATCTCTTCACCGAGGTCGTCCTTGTAGACGGTGGCCTTCATGGTGACCAGGTCGATGATGCCGAGGAAATCACCCTCGGCGCCGATCGGCAGCTGGATCGGCACGGCGTTGGCGCCGAGACGCTCCTTGATCGTGCGGACCGACATGTAGAAGTCGGCACCGGTGCGGTCCATCTTGTTGATGTAGGCGATCCGGGGAACCGAGTACTTGTCGGCCTGGCGCCAGACGGTCTCCGACTGGGGCTCGACGCCGGCGACGGAGTCGAAGACGGCGATCGCGCCGTCGAGGACCCGGAGCGAACGCTCCACTTCGACCGTGAAGTCGACGTGGCCGGGGGTGTCGATGATGTTGATGCGGTGGTCGAGCCACTCACACGCGGTGGCGGCGGAGGTGATGGTGATCCCCCGCTCCTGCTCCTGCTCCATCCAGTCCATGGTCGCGGCGCCCTCATGAACCTCACCGATCTTGTGGGTCTTGCCGGTGTAATAGAGGATGCGCTCGGTCGTCGTCGTCTTGCCGGCGTCGATGTGAGCCATGATCCCGATGTTGCGGGTCTTGTCAAGTGCGAATTCGCGCGGCATGGTTTCTCTTTGCTTGTTGAAGTTTTCGGCTCCAGGCCAAAAAAAAGCCCCGCAACGTGCGAGGCCTGCCCGAGCGACGGACGACTATACCAGAGCTGGAGCCCTCGGTTTCGGCCAGAACAACGGGTAACCTGCCAGTCCTTAAGCCTAGCCTTTTGGAGGGTGAGTTGGATTCGGAAAAACCTGAGCGGAAACCAGACTCGAAAGCAGTGAAGGGGAAATCTCCTGCCGAGGACCGGGTCGAGGCCCTGACCACGAAGGCCGAGTCCGACGTGCCGGAGCCCGGACAGGCCTCTCAGCGCCTTCAGGAGCAGAAGCGTGCCGACGAGAAGTCAGCGAAGTCGGGCAAGCCGGTCCTGACCGAGAAGCAGCGGATCGAGGCCCGCCAACGGCGCCGGACCAAGAAGCGGCGGCCGATGACCGGCAACGTGCTCTCGCGCGGGCTGCGCGCCACGATCAATGAGGTCCACAGGACCTTCCTCTTCCTCGGCCGCAGCGTGC contains:
- the fusA gene encoding elongation factor G, producing MPREFALDKTRNIGIMAHIDAGKTTTTERILYYTGKTHKIGEVHEGAATMDWMEQEQERGITITSAATACEWLDHRINIIDTPGHVDFTVEVERSLRVLDGAIAVFDSVAGVEPQSETVWRQADKYSVPRIAYINKMDRTGADFYMSVRTIKERLGANAVPIQLPIGAEGDFLGIIDLVTMKATVYKDDLGEEIDIIDIPEDMQEQAEEYRGAMVEACADHDDKLMELYLAEEEISEAQIMQALKEATLAITITPVLCGSSFKNKGVQPLLDTIVALLPSPVEVPAVEGLLPMRKGEDEREQDDRPADDSGPFAALAFKVMSDPYVGKLTYFRVYSGTLEAGGRVLNVTTGKTERIGRLLMMHANSRSEIEKVYSGDICAGVGLKNTGTGDTLSAPDAPIELESMTFPDTVIAVAIEPKTKSDQEKMGTALQRLSEEDPTFKIESDEETGQTLIHGMGELHLEVLVDRMIREFNVAANVGKPQVAYRETIRKRVEKVNAKFARQTGGRGQYGHAVINIEPAPGEGFIFESKIKGGVIPTEYIPAVRQGITEALENGVKAGYPLVDLKVELIDGSYHDVDSSEMAFKIAGSMALQEGARRANPALLEPVMAVEVTTPEDYLGDVIGDLSRRRGKVQGQEQRGTGLIVDAYVPLSEMFGYSTDLRSATQGRASYSMQFERYEEVPGSIAEEISESRSGDKSGSGV
- the tuf gene encoding elongation factor Tu, whose translation is MSKEKFERDKPHVNVGTIGHVDHGKTTLTAAITNTLSGEGDTEAKSFAEIDNAPEEKERGITIATSHVEYETPARHYAHVDCPGHADYVKNMITGAAQMDGAILVVSAADGVMPQTREHILLARQVNVPHVVVFLNKIDQVDDDELIELVEEEVRDLLNEYGFDGDNTPIIKGSATMALEGDEEMKARIVELGEALDTYIPEPVRELDKPFLMPVEDIFSITGRGTVATGRIEQGIVNTGDTIEIVGIHEKTETTTVTGVEMFRKILDEGRAGDNVGCLLRGTKREDIQRGQVLCKPGSITPHTKFVAEAYILTKEEGGRHTPFFTNYRPQFYFRTTDVTGIIRLKEGVEMIMPGDNAE